The Arachis hypogaea cultivar Tifrunner chromosome 19, arahy.Tifrunner.gnm2.J5K5, whole genome shotgun sequence genome has a window encoding:
- the LOC112778767 gene encoding uncharacterized protein: MCEVFNAATKPYRCKPVLTLLEEVRRYAMTSMARNKLKLSSHVGHLPPIQQSRLAKERYYSRYHTPMWSGDAAEVMFEVNGEPHNVVVNLGNQTCSCRFWQLSGLPCRRAITAISVMNGRPENYVHAWLTMGSDVG; the protein is encoded by the exons ATGTGTGAGGTGTTTAATGCTGCCACTAAACCATACAGATGCAAGCCCGTCTTGACTTTACTGGAGGAGGTTAGGAGGTATGCCATGACTAGTATGGCAAGGAACAAACTGAAACTCTCTAGCCATGTAGGACACTTACCTCCGATTCAACAAAGTAGACTTGCAAAGGAGAGGTATTACAGTAGGTATCATACACCAATGTGGTCTGGAGATGCGGCTGAGGTCATGTTTGAAGTGAATGGTGAACCACATAATGTGGTGGTTAATTTGGGAAACCAAACATGTAGCTGCAGGTTTTGGCAGTTATCGG GATTACCTTGTCGTCGTGCAATAACTGCAATTTCAGTCATGAATGGTAGGCCCGAGAATTATGTCCATGCATGGCTAACAATGGGCTCTGATGTGGGATAA